GACCGACCCGATCGGTCACCTCGCCCTCGCCTACAGCCATCCACAGTGGATCGTCCGGGCGTTCTCCGAGGCGCTCGGCGGGGACCTCGGCGAGACCACCCGACTGCTGATCGAGGACAACGAGCGCCCGCCGGTGCACCTGTGCGCGCGGCCGGGCCGGGCCGACCCGGTCGAACTCGCCGACGAGGTGCGTGGCGCTCCGGGCGCCTTCTCGCCGTACGCGGTCTATCTCGGCGGCGGTGCCCCCGGCGACCTGGCGGCGGTGGTCGACGGCCGGGCGCACGTGCAGGACGAGGGGTCCCAGTTGGTGGCCGACGCCCTCGCCGCCGCGCCGCTGGACGGGCCGGACGGCCGCTGGCTCGACCTCTGCGCCGGTCCCGGCGGCAAGTCGGGGCTGCTCGGCGCGATCGCCGCGCAGCGGGACGCGCGGTTGACCGCGGTGGAGGTGGCCGAGCACCGGGCCCGACTGGTCGAGAACGCGACCCGGGGGCTGCCGGTGACCGTGCTGCACACCGACGGCCGGCTGGTCGGCGGCGAGCCGAAGCTGCCGGAGGAACACTTCGACCGGGTGCTGGTCGACGCGCCCTGCACCGGCCTGGGCTCGCTGCGTCGCCGGCCGGAGTCGCGCTGGCGGCGCCAGCCCTCGGACCTGCCCGCCCTGACCCGGTTGCAGCGTGAGCTGCTCACCGCCGGGCTGCGGGCGGTACGCCCCGGCGGGGTGGTGGCGTACGTGACCTGCTCGCCGCACGTGGTGGAGACGCACGTGACGGTCACCGAGGCGGCCCGCCGCTGCGGCGCACCGGTGGACTTCGTGGACGCCCGGCCGTTGCTGCCGGCCGGCATGCCCGGGCTCGGCGACGGGCCGACCGTGCAGTTGTGGCCGCACCGGCACGGCACCGACGCGATGTTCCTGGCTCTGCTGCGCCGCACCTGAGCCTCGCCGCACCGCGTTGCCGGGCATGGGCGAAGCGCCCCGGGCCCGCCGGTCAGGTGATCGGCAGGGCCCGGGTGCCGCCGCCCTTGAGTGACCGGGTCAGGGTGCGCTCGTGCAGCCACAGGAAGCACTGCACCCCACGGTCGCCGCTGCGCCAGTCCGGCTCGGAGGGGTGGTAATAGATCGTGCCGACGCGGTATTGCAGGTTGCCGTCGTCGGGTACGCCGGCGTACTTCGCGATCAGACTGCGGCAGGCGCGGTGCGCCCGCGCGCTGTCCTTGAGGAACGCCGAGTAGCTGGTGGCCGGGGCCTTCCACACCCCGACGAACTCGGCCCGGTGCCGGGCGCTGCACTTCACGGCCACCATCTCGGTGACGTCGTCACCCTTGGTCTCGGCCTCGAAGCAGCCGTGCCGCAACGGCGACGACCCCTCCAGCGTGCCCGCCAGGCTGGCGGTGCGGCGGACCGGGTTGGGGGTGTCCAGCCCGCGCATCTCGTGGGCGTCGCAGCGGAACCAGCGGGCCCCGCCGGTCCAGGCCCGGGGCGACGGGAAGACGACGGTCAGCCCGATCCGGGCGGTCCGCCAGTCGCCGCCCAGCACGCCCCGGACGGCCCGGTCGCACTCGCCGTACGCGGTGCGCATCGCCCGGCTGCCGGCCTCGGGCGGAGCCGTCCCGCCCGCCCCGGTCAGCCGCCCGACGTGCAGCGTCTCGGCCCGGTGCGGCTGCGCGCAGTCCACCGGCGCGTACCCGCCGAGGTATCCGACGTCCTGCGGTTGGGTGTGGCAGGTCTGCGCCGCCGGGGTGAACACCTCCGGCGCGGCCATCACCGGCCAGTCGTCGACCAGGTCACCGTCGATGCCGGCCGGTCTGGTGCTGCACGCGGCCAGCGCCAGCGTCACCGCGCCCAGCGCGACCCCGATCCACCACCGTCGCATCCCCCGTCGACCTCCTGCCGCGCGTGGCCGTGACCGCGGACACGGCACGCCACGGTGCGGCAGCATACGGCACCGTGGTCAGGTGACGGGTAGTCCCTGCGGGCCGACACCGCGCATGGAGCCGGTCAGCTTGCGGTCGTCGCTCCACAGGAAACACCGCACTCCCCGGTCGCCCTCCTCCCACTCGCGCTGCGACGGCGGATAGAAGATCGAGCCGGCACGGTACGGCAGGTCGGCGTTGTTCGGTACGTCGGCGAAGGAGGCGATCAGCTCCATGCACCGCTGGTGCGCCCGGGCGGAGGAGTCGACGAACTCCTTCCAGCTCATGTCCCGCTCGACGTAGACCCCGACGAATTCGGCGCGGTGCGGTTCGGTGCAGAGCACCGGTGCCATGTAGTTGAGGTTGTCGCCGATCAGCTTCGGGTCGAAACAGCGGTGCACCAGCGGCGAGTCGCCGATGAGGGCACCGCGCAGGCTGCCGGTGCGGTTGACCGGGCGGGTGTTGTCGATGCTGTCGGTCTCGCTCAGGTCGCAGCGGAACCACCGGGCGCCGCCGTTCCAGGCGGAGACCGAGGGCAGCGCGATGTTCATCGTCAGTCGTGCGGTGTGCCAGTCGCCGCCGAGCACCAGGCGGGCCCGCTGGTCGCACTCGGCCCGCGCGGTCCGCAGCGCCGCCGAGCCCGGTTCCGGTCGCCGTCCCCGCGCGTCCGACCCGGTGAACGTGCCCACGTGGACCGCCTCGGCGAGGTGGTTGCGGGCGCAGTCCACCGTCTCGTATGTGCCCGCCTGCACGATCGGGGTGATCCGGGGCAGGCAGGCACCGGTGGCCGGGACGAACATCGTCGGCGCCCGCAGGGCGGGCCAACCGTTGGTGATGTCGCCGTCCGTCCCGCCCGGCCGTACGCAGCCACTGAGCACCATCGCCGCCGCGCCGGCCAGCGCCAGCGTCGCGAGCCACCGTCGCATCGTCCGCCCTTTCCGGGAACCGTCGCCCGGCTGTCGGCTCCCGTGCCCACCGGCCTGCACGTTACCGTCACCGTCCCCGATGGAGTGTTGCCGCGATTCGGACCATTGGCCAGTCAAGTCCCCGCTTCGTCCGGTTCCACTGGTCCGAAGGGGGTCATTCTGCACCAATGGTCACGCCCGAGTCACCGGGCGTCCCCGTTGGTGGCGTGCTGCCGCGACCGTCGGGCGCGTTCGTACACTGGCCCAGTGACCGTACCGCCGCCGATCGTCGCGCCCAGTATCCTCGCCGCCGATTTCGCCCGTCTCGCCGAAGAGGTCCGTGCCGTCGAGGACGCCGCGGACTGGCTGCACGTCGACGTGATGGACAACCACTTCGTGCCCAACCTGACCATCGGGCTGCCCGTCGTGCAGAGCCTGCGGGCCGCCACCCGGCTGCCCTTCGACGTGCACCTGATGATCGAGGACCCGCAGCGCTGGGCACCCGGCTACGCCGACGCCGGCGCGTACAACGTGACCTTCCACGCCGAGGCGTGTGACGACCCGGCGGCCCTGGCCAAGGACCTGCGGGCAGCCGGCGCCAAGGCCGGCCTGGCGATCGACCGGGACACCCCGATCGAGCCGTACCTGGACCTGCTGCCGAGCTTCGACACGCTGCTGGTGATGACCATCAAGGCCGGCTTCGGCGGGCAGCGGTTCATGCCGCAGTTGCTGGAGAAGGTCCGCCTCGCCCGGCGGCACGTGGACGCCGGCCATCTCGAACTGCGGATCGAGGTGGACGGGGGGATCGCCGCCGACACCATCGAGCAGGCCGCGGCAGCCGGTGCCGACGCCTTCGTCGCCGGCACTGCGGTCTACGGCGCGGACGACCCGGCCGAGGCCGTACGCCGACTGCGTGCGCTGGCGGAGCGCGCGGCGCCCGGAGCCTGAGGTGGAGCCGGCCGGGGAACACAAGGACGTGATCCTGGTCGTCGACGACGACCGGGACATCGCCCGTTTCGTCGAGGTGAACCTGCGACTGCACGGCTTCGAGGTGGTGCTCGCCGGGGACGGTCAGGAGGCGCTCGAACTGATCGAGCGGCAGCGGCCGGACCTGGCCGTGGTGGACCTGATGATGCCCCGGGTGGACGGCCTGGAACTGACCCGGCGGCTGCGCGCCGATCCGATGACCGCCGCGCTGCCGGTGATCATGCTGACCGCCAAGGGGATGACCGTGGACAAGGTCCACGGGCTCAGCGCCGGTGCCGACGACTACCTGGTCAAGCCCTTCGACACCGCCGAGCTGGTCGCCCGGGTCAGCTCCACGCTGCGGCGCAACAAGGAGTTCCGCGAGGTCTCCCCGCTGACCGGGCTGCCCGGCAACAGCCGGATCCGGCGGGAGATCGCCGACCGGATCCGGGTCGGCTCGGACTACGCCGTCGGCTACATCGACGTCGACCGGTTCAAGAGCGTCAACGACCGGTACGGCTTCTCCCGGGGTGACGGCTTCATCTCGGCGCTGGCCCGCAGCCTGCACCGGGCGGTGGTCTCGGTCGCGTTGCCCCCGGCCTTCCTCGGGCACGTCGGCGGCGACGACTTCGTCTTCGTCTGCACCCCGGAGCAGGTCCTGCCGCTCACCTCCCGGGTCTCGGCGGACTTCGAGACGGCCGCCGACGCGCTCTACGACCCGACCGACCGGGAACGCGGCTACGTGGAGCTGAAGGACCGGCGGGGCAACGTCCGGCGGGCCGCGCTGGTCACGCTCTCCATCGGGGTCTCCGTCTCGGACCGGGACAAACGCCTCACCGACCCCCTGGAGGCGATGACGATCGCCTCGGAGATGAAGACCGTGGCCAAGAGCCAACCGGGCTCGTACGTGGCGGTGGACCGCCGTCGGGGTGTCGCCGACCCCGGTCACCGACATGTGAAGTAGCTCGCCGGGGTGGCGCAGAACCCTGCGAAGCGTGTAAGACTTCCCTCAGTACCCACCACGCGCTGGCGGGACTCGGTGTAATTCCGAACCGGCGGTGATCCACGGTCCGACCGTGGTAAGCCCGCGACCCGGGAGCGGTTCGTCCGCCCGGTGGACCTGGTGAGAATCCGGGGCCGACGGTTGGGGGCGGCTGGTCCGCACCCAGACAGTCCGGATGGGAGACAGCGCGCGGGACGGCACGGGCGTGTGGTTCGCCGGACTCTCGGCGTGCCCACCGTCTGCCGGGGGCGGCTGTGCCGTACCCGGATCTGCGCCGCCTGCTCGCGAGTCGATCTTCCTGCCCGCGCGAGCAGAGCGAGAGGGCAGGGCCAGGTGATGGCGAGCGTCTCCGTCGACGAGGCGATGCGTCGCGCGATCGAGCTCGCGGCGCGCGGACTCGGCACGACCAGTCCGAATCCCGTGGTCGGCTGCGTCCTACTCGACGCCGACGGCGAGGTGGTCGGCGAGGGCTTCCACGCGTACGCGGGCGGACCGCACGCCGAGATCGTCGCGCTGGCCCAGGCCGGGCGGCGCGCCAAGGGCGGCACCGCAGTCGTCACCCTGGAACCCTGCGACCACACCGGCCGCACCGGCCCCTGTAGCGCCGCCCTGGTCCAGGCCGGGGTCGCCCGCGTGGTGATCGCCGTACCGGACCCGAACCCGGTCGCCACCGGCGGCGCGGCGACCTTGCGGGC
Above is a window of Verrucosispora sp. NA02020 DNA encoding:
- a CDS encoding septum formation family protein, which translates into the protein MRRWWIGVALGAVTLALAACSTRPAGIDGDLVDDWPVMAAPEVFTPAAQTCHTQPQDVGYLGGYAPVDCAQPHRAETLHVGRLTGAGGTAPPEAGSRAMRTAYGECDRAVRGVLGGDWRTARIGLTVVFPSPRAWTGGARWFRCDAHEMRGLDTPNPVRRTASLAGTLEGSSPLRHGCFEAETKGDDVTEMVAVKCSARHRAEFVGVWKAPATSYSAFLKDSARAHRACRSLIAKYAGVPDDGNLQYRVGTIYYHPSEPDWRSGDRGVQCFLWLHERTLTRSLKGGGTRALPIT
- a CDS encoding septum formation family protein; this encodes MRRWLATLALAGAAAMVLSGCVRPGGTDGDITNGWPALRAPTMFVPATGACLPRITPIVQAGTYETVDCARNHLAEAVHVGTFTGSDARGRRPEPGSAALRTARAECDQRARLVLGGDWHTARLTMNIALPSVSAWNGGARWFRCDLSETDSIDNTRPVNRTGSLRGALIGDSPLVHRCFDPKLIGDNLNYMAPVLCTEPHRAEFVGVYVERDMSWKEFVDSSARAHQRCMELIASFADVPNNADLPYRAGSIFYPPSQREWEEGDRGVRCFLWSDDRKLTGSMRGVGPQGLPVT
- the rpe gene encoding ribulose-phosphate 3-epimerase, translating into MTVPPPIVAPSILAADFARLAEEVRAVEDAADWLHVDVMDNHFVPNLTIGLPVVQSLRAATRLPFDVHLMIEDPQRWAPGYADAGAYNVTFHAEACDDPAALAKDLRAAGAKAGLAIDRDTPIEPYLDLLPSFDTLLVMTIKAGFGGQRFMPQLLEKVRLARRHVDAGHLELRIEVDGGIAADTIEQAAAAGADAFVAGTAVYGADDPAEAVRRLRALAERAAPGA
- a CDS encoding response regulator; this encodes MRWRSARRPEPEVEPAGEHKDVILVVDDDRDIARFVEVNLRLHGFEVVLAGDGQEALELIERQRPDLAVVDLMMPRVDGLELTRRLRADPMTAALPVIMLTAKGMTVDKVHGLSAGADDYLVKPFDTAELVARVSSTLRRNKEFREVSPLTGLPGNSRIRREIADRIRVGSDYAVGYIDVDRFKSVNDRYGFSRGDGFISALARSLHRAVVSVALPPAFLGHVGGDDFVFVCTPEQVLPLTSRVSADFETAADALYDPTDRERGYVELKDRRGNVRRAALVTLSIGVSVSDRDKRLTDPLEAMTIASEMKTVAKSQPGSYVAVDRRRGVADPGHRHVK